The DNA segment GAATTAGACATAGACTTTTACAAATTCAACAGTttaagtgtttttatttattattcttttttttgtaaatagttttaaaatatccTAAATAGTATATGACATATTGACTTGGTCTTCCTTGTAAAGCtacaatttattataatttataatttcagTATCAATTTTGTTTAATATGATTAAGATTGagcaaagaaaaataataaataaatctctctctttttttttaacacaaataaatctctctttctttttcttttttttctttttggaacaCAAAATAAATCTATTCCTCAACTCTAGTTTTCCTACATAAAGAGTGAGTTTCCAAGCCAATTCTCATGACCAAACAAATTAGGAAAcagataaaaacaatttaaaaggTGATAGAAAGAAGAACATGCAAAGAACATGGCATCTCCATGTCGTAAGCTTCATAGGCTTTCTTTCTCTCGTTAGACTATTCCTCCCTCTCCTAAAATGGTTCATCACGAGATTCCTACTCACAAACCCTAAGCGGCTCAAGCGTTATGGCTCGTGGGCTATGGTCACTGGAGCCACAGATGGAATCGGACTAGCCTTCGCTCACGAGCTAGCAAAACACGGCCTCAACCTTATCCTAGTCAGCAGAAACCCTTTGAAGCTCGCCTCCGTCTCCGATGATTTCCGACAAGAGTTTCCACAAATAAAGATCAAGATCATTCCCTTTGACTTCTCCTCTGGTAATTCTAAATGCACTTTCTTACTTTTTCAATGCAGTCTGGCCTCACTTCTTCTTCGGCCAATCGTATTGAGCTAGTTCACAAAGAGTTATCGACTACTcgtttgtgtgtgtgtgctcACGCATATAATTACTACATGATTGTAACATTGGATAGTTTATTGTTCTTTCTCAAAAGAAAAATCTTGATTCAACAGCCaggatgaaaaatataattactcCGTACAAATAATTCGAAACATAAATGAATATATAGAGTACACAATTACATTTAGAAGTGTATTTGTAAGAGAGCCGCAAAATATACTAGACTTTGTTATAGTAtaacgaaaaaataaaataatacatgcACTTACAAGATTAAAtacaagattaaaatttaaaacccaaatgtttcttaaaatacatatttgttAATTATTTCGAACTCTAATACAAATTTGAGcactatgtattttgttaagAGTATTTATGGACCTAAACTCTATTAGAATCATTGCccgaaaaaaaattctattagcATCCAATTAATTTAGGATAATAAGATGATTTCCTGACAATAATGAATAATCCAAGAAAACAACTGTACGTTGCTCATTTGCAATGGTTCCGTAGTAAAACGACAAGGAGGGTAAACGCCATCATGCCATGTTAGGTTCATCCATCACAAAGCTATAGACGTTGGAGAAATtattgaaattaaatatttaataataaaccaatTCAAATTAAGAACTCAGTTGGGCATAATTAAGTAAATTTTATATTGTGATTTTAATGTTTAGAAAAACCATTCGGGTTTTACAAAGATTAGTATGAACTTCGGCTTAGGATCAACCGTTTTAGTTTCAGTAAAATCAATGGAAAACATTTCATTTCTTAAAGGTGATTGCATCATAAATATTTActtgttttgtaaaaaactttttttaccACTTATTTAGGCGATATACTTCTGAGTTTCCGTCTACAAAAATGAGACACAAAACTCAAGAAATATAGCAAATGTGATATAGAATTAGaaatatcaaatatgtatttgtGAGTAGTGAATAATGATAAAATTATCCAGAAGGAGGATATGGAGCCATCGAGGAGGGAATCAAAGGCGTTGAAGTTGGAATTCTTATCAACAACGTGGGGATAACTTATCCACGAGCCATGTTCTTCCACGAGGTTGACCAACTTACATGGACTAAAATCCTTAGGGTTAATCTTGAAGCCACCACTTGGGTCACAAGATCACTCATCGGACCAATGCTTCACCGCCGTCGAGGAGCCATCGTCAATATTAGCTCCGGTGCTGCCGTTGTTGTCCCTTCTCATCCTCTCTACGCCATCTACGCCGCCACCAAAGCGTTAAGACTTTCCACGCtcacttttcttttatttagtttttcatCTGGTCAATGcacatttcaaaattatagtACTCATGAACAACATAACCGTGCAGAACTATTAGgtcttaagaaaaatatttaggacactaattttttttttacaagataTGTTATGTCAATTAAGACGGAAATTTATCTATAATTATAGAGATAAGGACATAACTTGTAGATAAATATAACTATGTATTGTAGTTATCTAAATCCCCTAAGGTTTAGGAGATCCTTCTTGTATATATACACTATGACGTACATCAATATACACAACAGATTACATTctattttatggtatcagagctaaggCACGATCCTTGACCTTTCTCTCTGTTTCCGCTTAGATATTTTTTCTCTACTACATCAAATCGTGTTGATCGTTTTTCATGTCGTCAACAACGAGTTCTTCTACTTCTACTTCTTCTACTACGGAAAGCTCTGTTTCAAACTCTCCTTACAACCTTCATCCCTCTGATAATCCTGGTGCCCTAATTACACCAGTACTTCTCCGAGGAGATAACTACTCCGAGTGGGCAGTAGAGCTGTGGAACTCTCTACAGGCTAAACAAAAGATCGGATTTCTCGATGGCTCAGTACTTAAACCTACCACCAATCCCGATCTTGCCCGCTGGACCTCTACTAATTCTATGATAGTAGGCTGGATTCGAACGTCTATCGATCCTCAAGTTCGTTCAACCGTGACTCATGTTGCAGATGCTTCGAAACTGTGGGAATCTCTAAAACAACGTTTCTCAGTCAAGAATGCCGTACGCAAGCATCTTCTTCAAGACGAAATCACTAATTGTAAACAGAATGGCCAGTCTGTTCTGGAGTACTATGGCCGTCTTTCCAAGTTATGGGAAGAAattcaaaacttcaaacccGTTGTGTCTTGTACATGCACTGCTTCTGCTGAACTTGAGAAGGAGCGAGAGGACGCTAAAATTCACAAGTTTCTCTTTGGTCTCGATGAAGTGAGGTTCAATACATTTCGATCTCAAATCATTGACGAGGACCCTCTTCCAGAATTAAACACCGTTTATTCAAGAGTCATTCGAGCTGAGCAGCACATCAACAACATGCGCACTGCAGATACAAAACAGGACGCAGTTGGCTTCTCAATCAAATCAGATATCACTCCCGCTTCTATAACTGCCGCAGCTGTTGCGACTCGAAGTCGTGATCCTGCTCGATCGTGTACTCACTGTAAACGTACAGGACATGAAGCCTCCGAATGTTTTCTTCTACATGGCTACCCGGAATGGTTTCTCGAACAACAACAACGCAATTCTTCACGTAACTTCTCTGGAAACAGAGGACGTGGAGGACGTTCATCCAGCTCCAGTGGACGTGGACGTGGACGTTTGAATGCTGCCTCCGCTTCTGTTAGTGCTCCATCATCTACCTCTACAACCGATCAAATTTCAGCTCTCATCACCTTGCTTCAGTCACAACAATCTCAACTCTCCACTGATCGCTTGTCTGGTAAAACTGATCTTTCTGATGTTATTATCGATACTGGTGCCTCTCACCATATGACAGGCGACTTGTCTCTCTTACAAGATGCAATAGATATTATACCGTCTGCGGTTACTTTCCCGGACGGCACTGCTTCGCGCGCTACAAAAATTCGCCGCATATCTCTTACTAAAGATTACATACTTGTTAATATGCTTTATGTACCAAACTTCAATTGCACATTGATCTCAGTATCAAGACTACTCAAGCAAACCGGTTGTATTGCTATATTTACTGACACTCTTTGTGTTTTACAGGACCGTTTTACGAGGACCCTGATTGGAGCCGGTGAAGAAAGAGATGGGGTGTACTACTTCAAGGGTGTCAAAGTTGCTCGTTCACATCAGACTTCTGCGAAAACTATTTCTCATGCAGTCCTATGGCATCGACGTCTTGGTCACCCTTCCTACAAAGTGCTTTCTACATTACCTGTGTTTTCTGATTTAAAAGTCGATTTTAAGGATTCTCACTCATGTGATATTTGTTTTCGTGCCAAGCAAACACGTTCAGTCTTTCATGATAGTTTTAATAAAGCTTTGGAACCTTTTTCATTAATTCATTGTGACGTTTGGGGTCCGTATAGAACTCTATCATCATGTGGTGCTGCTTACTTTCTTACCATTGTTGATGACTACTCTAGAGCTGTGTGGACATATCTTATGTTGGAAAAGTCAGAAGTTAAGGACTTGATCAAGAACTTCTGTGTTATGAGTGGAAAACAGTTCGGGAAACAAGTTAAAACCATTCGAACAGATAATGGCTCTGAGTTCATGGTCTTGTCTTCATATTTTCGTCAAAATGGTATCCAACACCAAACCTCCTGCGTCGACACACCTCAACAGAACGCTCGCGTTGAACGCAAGCATAGGCACATCCTCAACATCGCACGCTCACTTCTGTTTCAAGCCAAACTACCAGTTACTTTTTGGGGCGAGAGCATACTCACAGCGGCTCATCTCATTAACCGGACACCGTCTGTTGTTCTACATGGAAGTACTCCGTATGAACTGTTACACGGTTCAAAACCTTCATACGACTCTTTACGCACCTTTGGATGCTTCTGCTACGCTCACAGACGACCTCGCAACAGAGACAAGTTCAGTGATCGCAGCCGAAAGTGTCTTTTTGTGGGCTATCCCTACGGAAAGAAAGCCTGGAAACTTTATGATATCGACAGTAATGAATTCTTTGCCAGCCGCGACGTTGTTTTTCTTGAAGAACAGTTTCCAGGAGTTACAGATACATCATATGTTACACCACCAATCTATCAACCAAATGCTACAATCGATGACTGGTTACTTCCTACTACACCAGCATGCTCCGGTGATACTACTCCACCAGTGATTTCTACCACTACACCAGTGGCTTCTGACCCTGCACCAGTGGTCCCTTCTCCATTACTACCTATTACACAAACTACAGACGTTGCTCTTCCACCAGCGGCACATGATACTACTAATGCGTCTGAGTCTCCATCACCTGGATCTTCCTTTACTCAACCTAGTTCTCCGGTTGCGCAGTCTACGCCTGCTACTACTATTTCAGACACTCCTCCATCACCTGGTCTTCCTGAGTTACTAGGTCGTGGTCATCGTAGCCACAAGCCGTCTGTTCTTCTCAAAGACTACGTGGTTAATGTTTCTACAGTTAGTACACCCCCCATCACTTCTCTTTCATCGACTCCTACTCAAGGTCCTCCTGTCTCGGTCTCAGGTATTACTCCCTATCCCATCGACTCTTACTTGTCTCAAGCTCGTTTCTCAGTTGCACATACAGCTTTTTTGGCTGCACTAACGTCTACTAACGATCCTAAGTCTTTCAAAGAAGCTTCTCTTGATGATATTTGGAATAACTCCATGACTGACGAGTACACAGCGCTTGACGCAAATCACACATGGGACATTACCTCATTACCAAAAGGCAAAAAGGCGATAGCTTGCCAATGGATCTATAAAACGAAGTTTGACGCCAACGGCAAGGAAACTCGCAAAAAGTCTCGTTTGGTAGCTTGTGGGAATCGTCAAAGAGAAGGCCTTGATTATACGGATACATTCGCTCCAGTAGCCAAACCAACTACCGTGCGTCTGCTCCTTGAGATTGCCGCTACTAAAAGATGGGAACTTCATCAGATGGATGTTCATAATGCGTTCTTGCATGGTGATTTAAAAGAGGAAGTTTATATGAAGTTGCCACCTGGTTTCGAAGATCCTGATCCTACAAAGGTTTGTCGTCTCCGCAAGTCCATTTATGGGCTCAAACAATCACCTAGATGTTGGTTTGAAAAACTCAGCACGGCGTTGAAGTCTTATGGTTTCAAACAGAGCAGAGCCGACTACTCTCACTTCTCACTTATCAAAGACAAGATCTCTCTACACATTCTTATCTATGTGGATGATTTCATCATAGCTGGCAATGACATCTCCACAATACAGAGGTTCAAGAATTATCTACACAAGTGTTTCCACATGAAAGATTTGGGAAAACTCAAGTATTTTCTAGGTATCGAAGTGGCTCGCAATGACGATGGTATCTTCATCTCCCAACGGAAATATGCTCTTGACCTTGTCACCGAGGCTGGACTCCTTGGGTCTAAGCCCTCTCTGGTTCCCATTGAACTCAATGACAAGCTCCTCCTTTCGAAATCTCCTCTACTTACTGATCCGGCGTCTTATCGCCGCCTTATCGGGCGTCTTATATACCTTACGTTCACACGACCTGATCTTTGTTATACAGTTCATCTTCTTTCGCAGTGTATGCAAAAACCGCGTCAGGATCATTGGGATGCAGCTTTGCGTACAGTCCGGTATATTAAAGGTTCTCCAAGCCAGGGAATACTACTACGGTCAGACTCTGATCTTCGTGTCACTGCTTATTGCGACTCCGATTGGAATACATGTCCTATCTCTCGACGGTCTGTCAGCGCATACATTGTTCAGCTCGGACAATCTCCCATTTCTTGGAAGACAAAGAAACAGAAGACGGTGTCTATGTCCtctgctgaagctgaatatcgCGCCATGGCATTCACCTTGAAGGAACTCAAATGGATCAAACAACTACTTGCAGCTTTTGGAATTCGCCATGATCAACCTATGCGTCTCTTTTGCGACAGCAAATCTGCCATCTATATTGCCGCAAACCCTGTGTTTCATGAGCGCACCAAACATGTCGAAtctgattgtcattttgttcGTGATGCGGTCGTGGAAAAACTCATCACAACTGAACATATCAAGACCAAGGAACAGCCAACAGACTTACTTACAAAGGCACTACCATCAACTACATTTGATTATCTTCTTTCCAAGTTGGAGATTCACCTCCAACTTGAGGGAGGGTGTAGAGATAAGGACATAACTTGTAGATAAAGATAACTATGTATTGTAGTTATCTAAATCCCTTAAGGGTTAAGAGATCCTTCTTGTATATATACACTATGACGTACATCAATATACACAACagattacattttattttaataactaaGAGTATATGATAAAATCATAGGAAACCAAAGTGGTTATCATGAGGTATAACTAAAAGACCGTTACTTAAATTAGTTGCTTAGCGATTATAACTAAAGGTGTCtacagaaaatataattaaatgaaaaattctGCAATTTTACGTTTACCATTTTATACTTTTTGAAGTAAAATTCAGCAGTTTTTTCTAATATTGTTGATAAGCTttctttaaaatcatatattataatgtAAAACCGTatgtttttaaatcaaaataaagtCTATTTCTATATGTTTTGGTATTAAAAATCTACTTTATAAGGGAAACGActacaaaatttggtttctttTCAAATTACTGACTACAGCTATATTGGTGACTTGCATATAATCCAGATTAAGGTTAATTTCATTCCGGTCTTCAATTTCTTGGTGGTCGTTGTATCATAAATATGGAACTACTCAGTCATTAGTATATGGGGGACCTTGATCATCCAAAATTGTCTAATGACTCGACTCCATTGAGGTCGATGTATACCTCCCCACCACCCATGTTAAGAGATACACGCATTTAATCTTAGGTAGATGCTTAAAGTAATTAATGGAGAATAACCACGCTAGAAAACTTATTTTGAGATTTATTAAgatgtatatatttttgggtAAAATGTTAATTTTGAGATTTGTCTTAAACTCTTATATTAGTTCTGCACGTTATGATAATGAATATTAATATTATCATGAATGTTTATGAATAGTTTACTGAGATTTTAGATTAGGTAGATAAATGTAATTAAGTGTTGATTTATAATTCTTAAGCTTTCAATTTATATTAATCTTTTCTTATTTGGTTTTTTAATGCTATATTATTCTATGctagtttaattaaaaatagtatttcatatctgaaaaatatttgatgaaatgcctgaataaatattataagtatTTTTGCATTCTTAGCTAACCAAAATtgctgttacaaaaaaaaaagctaaccAAAATTGATAATTGAAGTGTAGGGACAATATGAATTCATGTTTAATGCAGAATAACTTGTCTTGATTCAATTAGCTTAAGgaaatatttacattttcagTGTGTTGACTTTGATCATCTAGAATTGATTCTTAATTATTACGATCACACATCCTAAACATATGGTTGACTTAGCGTAGTTGAAGCTTTGAGCATATCAAACCTCATTATAACTAGTGTGTTATTTGTATAAAATGATAACTAAGTAAGTAACGCTTTTCCCTTGATAGCAATCAAAGTACAATTGTCATCCAAAGTTGATAAAAATGTATTTGGTTATTCGAAAAAGCTTGCTTATTAATATGAATATcatgttattaaatataaaatgccAACAAGTGCTTCAATGAATTTTGTGATGTTATTTTTTCATCAACTAGACATGTATAAACTAACGAATAAGTGAATCGGTGCATGCAGTTATGTTGATAAAATATCAAGATCTCTACATGTGGAATATAAGCAGTTTGGTATCCACGTCCAGTGCCAGGTACCTTTTCAtttatgtttctcttctctttgacTAAATTTTATACTTAATGATTTCGCACGTAatgtgtaagaaaaaaaaataatcctaCTAGGCACGTACTTGTGTAAAAGTAAAACTAATGTGGTAGGTGCCGTTATACGTGGCAACGAGGATGGTGTCAGTAGTAGCAGCTGTTGATAAACCAAGCTTCTTTGTACCGTCGCCGGAAGTCTACGCGAAAGCGGCGGTGGAGCAGATCGGAATTGGATCACGATGCTCCCCATTCTGGGCTCATTCCCTTCAATGGTTTCTCGCAGAACTTATGCCGGAGAACCTTCTTGATACTTGGCGTCTCTCTATCGGCCTTCATAGAAGAAGTATGTCTTAATTCGCTCGATCAatcatgtttttaaatatttttagctaTATATTTTCCGGTTACCTTTTTTTACTATAACGTTTTTCTCTTACTATCTACAGTAACTAAGCATACTATCGACCAAAAATAAACATTATGTAAATTTATTAAGACTTGAGAGCGTGCTATATTTTTTTTCGTTAAGACCTTTTAAGATCCACAACAGGaacatgaaaataaatgaaacatttttatgGTTAAGTTTTTGCCATTCAACACCAATCCCTACAAGAATGTAAAGACTCTTTTTGTTACCTGATGTGAAATGTTCACTGtctcttttaaaacaaaacagcaATGCTGAAAACATGTAACTAATTTGTGCCTCCAAATTTCCAAGAGAATGAGTTTATAATTCAGATCAGGAACATATCTTACGTGtattagtataatattattaatttgaatCCATTTACTCTAGAGGAGTATTATTTCACATAACCattcatatattttcatttagcTCAATAAGTCACTCTTTGTTGGGCCATGAACCACTTATTCTCCAAATCAGTATGTTCACTGCTACTATAATAAGGCTTCTATCATAAGTCAATCGACGGTAACATACCCACCAACAATGATCTATACAAAACGTCAAACACACACATATCTATATGTATGTAAGTTGAGTATTGATTGTGGTGTTGCTCAAAAAAAGAGTATTGATTGTGGTTTAGTTGCTTACTTGCGTTGCGTGTTTGTTCCATCTAACAACTTacatactttatttttttttttacttgcaTACTTAGTTAAGGTTGTATAGTtgctttttcatttttctaaataaatagtttatggtattttgtttataaatcaactaTTGCTGGTAGTtttctcaacaaaaaaaaaactattgctGGTAGTTGCGAGTAATGAAAGAAACTAGTTTTCAGAAAAACtgctttaaaattttggagATGTAAATTAGTTGGATACAATAAATCATAGAGGTGGAAAgataaaatatgcaaataaatGTTCTTTCTCCCCCATTTGTTTCATCGTAAATCAAAATTTCGAAAAGTTTTTACACTACAAGGGGAATAAACAAGCAAATTGCAACCTATACTCCGGTTACTAATATTATCACTCcatttcttttaataatgtCGGTACTATTATAAGGTTTGATCTGGGAAACCCTCAAATACCATCAACCATGCAATTAGAACACTATACGaactataaattttagaatACATCCTGTTTTTATGTGATTCGATGGAAAATAATAGATAAACAAtaaatgttgaaaaaaaaagaagaaggagcaAAAACATTCAAGACTGGATTACTTTGATGAATCCCTTTTCTTCCTAAAAACGACCTCCGTATCCAACCCCAAGCCGTCCACATTTCGTACGTGAACCACCTCCGATCGTCTGAACAGCCTCACCAACGCCTCCACACTATACAAATCGTTCGCAGAATACTTATCCGAGCGTGTAGAGAGAGCCACATGTAACACACATATACCACCTGGTCGTAGTGTCCGTTCAATCTCTCCAACGAACTTCTCCGGGTAAAGCGCATGATCAAACACGTTAGAGAATTCGAAATCAAAAGTCTCATCATCGAACGGCTGGTGATGAAAGTCTCCTTTGACCACCAACGGTGGATAAGGAACAAGATCCATCCCGACCGAGTCAGTCACGCCCACCCGTTTCAGTGCCTCCACTTCTTGTCCGACTCTAGCTCCAACGCAGAGACACTTAGAAGCGTTGGATAAGAACTTTTGACGCTTGAGGTCTTGGAAGAATCTTGAGAATACTTTGATCTTACGGTCCCAGTCTCGTGTCATCCATATCGTACGTAGCCTAGGGTTAAGCGTTTTGTTGAGCTGCCGTTGGATGTAGTAATCGTAAGACTTGTAACCGGGTCGGATCTTGATGAGATCTTTTTGGGCGTTGAAGGAAGGTTTACGTTGTTgtgtagagaagaagaagagcatgGGAGGGAGGGTGACCAAAACAAAGACGAAGAGATATTTCAGAACCGTCTTTGATCGCttcattgtgtttttttttggttcaaacacAAACCTCTGAATCTCTCTCGTTCTAAAGCGTCGAAATCGAAAATAAAGCAAGGAATAAGGTGTAGTTGAAGGCAAATTGAGAATATGCCAGCTAATGAATTTATGACACGTGTTGATTTTTAATGATTGGCTATTTACAGATGGAGTATTAGTTAAAAGAATAAATGAATGTCGAGAAAATTACACTCAGAGACACAATTTCACTTTGCAATTATACTCTAAAGCACATAGTGCTTGAAGAGCACTTTCTGAAGATGCTTTTACGACCATACCCTTTAACCAAGTTGATCTCTTTTTACGTAAGAAAACAATttgtttcatttattattttttctctttcttattcatCTAAAGCATATCTATCTCGTTGCGAACTAATTGTTTATCTTTTTCcagaactttaattttttcatttccCAATTCATATTCCATTGTAAAATCTTTGTTCATATTAATCCAAAGTGTTAGTGGTTACTTGTGTCGTCGTaaatttctccttttttttgtttccag comes from the Brassica napus cultivar Da-Ae chromosome A7, Da-Ae, whole genome shotgun sequence genome and includes:
- the LOC106358072 gene encoding very-long-chain 3-oxoacyl-CoA reductase-like protein At1g24470 translates to MQRTWHLHVVSFIGFLSLVRLFLPLLKWFITRFLLTNPKRLKRYGSWAMVTGATDGIGLAFAHELAKHGLNLILVSRNPLKLASVSDDFRQEFPQIKIKIIPFDFSSEGGYGAIEEGIKGVEVGILINNVGITYPRAMFFHEVDQLTWTKILRVNLEATTWVTRSLIGPMLHRRRGAIVNISSGAAVVVPSHPLYAIYAATKAYVDKISRSLHVEYKQFGIHVQCQVPLYVATRMVSVVAAVDKPSFFVPSPEVYAKAAVEQIGIGSRCSPFWAHSLQWFLAELMPENLLDTWRLSIGLHRRSMS
- the LOC106356349 gene encoding uncharacterized protein LOC106356349, with the protein product MKRSKTVLKYLFVFVLVTLPPMLFFFSTQQRKPSFNAQKDLIKIRPGYKSYDYYIQRQLNKTLNPRLRTIWMTRDWDRKIKVFSRFFQDLKRQKFLSNASKCLCVGARVGQEVEALKRVGVTDSVGMDLVPYPPLVVKGDFHHQPFDDETFDFEFSNVFDHALYPEKFVGEIERTLRPGGICVLHVALSTRSDKYSANDLYSVEALVRLFRRSEVVHVRNVDGLGLDTEVVFRKKRDSSK